A region from the Gemmatimonadota bacterium genome encodes:
- the nuoF gene encoding NADH-quinone oxidoreductase subunit NuoF, producing the protein MGFPHTPHPRETQVLSTHFGDAEARTVDGWKKRGGYQALANALGSDPVAIQNVVKESGLRGRGGAGFPTGLKWSFMKLGDGKPHYLCCNADESEPGTFKDREIMRWTPHALIEGCAIGAHAIGAEDCFIYIRGEFTEPLQVMEQACAEARAAGIIGKNAMGTGKTVNVWVHKGAGAYICGEETALMNSIEGKRGNPRIKPPFPAVAGLFGKPTTINNVETLTAVPHILNRGADWYKKMARPDNPKSTGTKLWSVCGNIARPGNYEVEMGFPFGEFLQDVCGGAPKGRKIKAVIPGGSSVPVIPWEQAATAVMDYEGMVAAGTMLGSAGCIVMDDAQSIPRQAARLARFYAHESCAQCTQCREGTAWTTKILERICAGDGTAEDLDTLLSIGDNMTGKTICVLSDSCATVVTSALQYFRPEFEALIKRTTVHAIPQVVTR; encoded by the coding sequence GCTACCAGGCGCTCGCCAACGCCCTCGGCTCGGACCCCGTCGCCATCCAGAACGTGGTGAAGGAGTCGGGCCTCCGCGGGCGCGGCGGTGCCGGCTTCCCAACCGGCCTCAAGTGGTCCTTCATGAAGCTCGGCGATGGCAAGCCGCACTACCTGTGCTGCAACGCCGACGAGTCCGAGCCCGGCACCTTCAAGGACCGCGAAATCATGCGCTGGACGCCGCATGCGCTCATCGAGGGCTGCGCGATCGGCGCGCATGCGATCGGGGCCGAGGATTGTTTCATCTACATTCGCGGCGAGTTCACCGAGCCGCTGCAGGTGATGGAGCAGGCCTGCGCCGAGGCCCGGGCCGCCGGCATCATCGGGAAGAACGCGATGGGCACCGGCAAGACCGTCAACGTCTGGGTCCACAAGGGCGCCGGGGCCTACATCTGCGGTGAAGAAACCGCGCTCATGAACTCGATCGAGGGCAAGCGGGGCAACCCGCGCATCAAGCCCCCGTTCCCCGCCGTGGCCGGCCTCTTCGGCAAGCCGACCACCATCAACAACGTCGAGACCCTCACCGCCGTCCCGCACATCCTCAACCGCGGCGCGGACTGGTACAAGAAGATGGCCCGGCCGGACAACCCCAAGTCCACCGGGACCAAGCTCTGGAGCGTGTGTGGCAACATCGCGCGCCCGGGCAACTACGAAGTCGAGATGGGTTTCCCGTTCGGTGAGTTCCTGCAAGACGTGTGTGGGGGCGCCCCCAAGGGCCGCAAGATCAAGGCGGTCATCCCCGGGGGGTCGTCGGTGCCCGTCATCCCGTGGGAACAGGCGGCGACCGCCGTCATGGACTACGAAGGGATGGTCGCGGCCGGCACGATGCTCGGCTCCGCCGGGTGCATCGTCATGGACGACGCCCAGTCGATCCCCCGGCAGGCGGCCCGGCTGGCGCGCTTCTACGCCCACGAGTCCTGCGCCCAGTGCACGCAGTGCCGCGAGGGCACGGCCTGGACCACGAAGATCCTCGAGCGCATCTGTGCCGGGGACGGGACCGCCGAGGACCTCGACACGCTCCTCTCCATCGGCGACAACATGACGGGCAAGACCATCTGCGTCTTGTCGGATTCCTGCGCCACGGTCGTGACGTCCGCCCTCCAGTATTTCCGTCCCGAGTTCGAGGCCCTCATCAAGCGAACGACCGTCCACGCGATTCCGCAGGTGGTGACTCGATGA